From one Aspergillus fumigatus Af293 chromosome 8, whole genome shotgun sequence genomic stretch:
- a CDS encoding putative GABA permease: MSSESGSSSGAQLAKNFSRISLLGLAFITLNSWTAFSSALPLSLTSGGPTSIIWGLLTAGVCTLCIAASLAEFLSAYPTAAGRYRWVAVSWDDYERVLSWFTAWANVAAWICLCATASLFGSQLVTNTVILVHPDFNFLRWHVFLIYVGFNLIAFLVNAFWNSILSALNRAALIWSLCGFSIIFVTVLACAFVFTSFINKTGWPDGLAWLLGLLQGGLCLVGVDAVAHMIEEIPTPTVDGPLIMVACVAIGLATSLIFIVALLFVSRDIDTIITSGAGPLLQIFLDATNSKVGSICLLLFPIGCLLLGVIAITTTSSRMIYALARDSGLPFSPIWTTVHARLKTPVNALVLNAAAVFCCGCIFLGSSSAFNALSAAAVICFDISYCLPILIHCLRGRKLLPARPWILHPAIGWIVNLVSIAYISFTTVLFMFPPARPVTGSTMNYAIAATGVFALLSAIYWFVRGRKHFMQVLVTAEMAIPEARPSSCPIKSDV, encoded by the exons ATGTCATCCGAGTCGGGGTCATCCAGCGGAGCCCAGCTAGCAAAGAACTTTTCTCGAAT ATCTCTCCTGGGTTTGGCATTTATCACCTTGAAT TCATGGACCGCGTTTTCTTCGGCTTTGCCTTTGAGCCTCACATCTGGAGGTCCCACAAGTATCATCTGGG GTCTCTTGACCGCGGGGGTCTGCACACTTTGTATTGCCGCTTCTCTGGCCGAGTTTCTGTCCGCATATCCAAC TGCCGCGGGACGATATCGTTGGGTAGCTG TCTCCTGGGATGACTACGAGCGGGTACTATCATGGTTTACGGCCTGGGCGAATGTCGCCGCGTGG ATCTGCCTTTGTGCGACGGCGTCGCTTTTTGGGAGCCAGCTGGTCACTAATACTGTAATCCTCGTTCATCCG GATTTTAACTTCCTCCGATGGCACGTGTTTCTCATCTATGTCGGCTTCAACTTGATAGCTTTTCTGGTCAACGCCTTCTGGAACAGCATTTTATCCGCGCTGAATCGCGCAGCCT TGATCTGGTCTCTCTGTGGCTTCTCCATTATCTTCGTGACGGTGTTGGCATGCGC CTTTGTGTTCACGAGTTTCATCAATAAGACTGGAT GGCCCGATGGCTTGGCTTGGCTCTTGGGG CTGCTCCAAGGTGGACTATGCCTTGTCGGAGTA GACGCAGTTGCACACATGATCGAGG AAATTCCCACGCCAACCGTGGATGGACCGCTCATCATGGTCGCATGCGTGGCAATTGGCCTCGCCACCAGCTTGATCTTTATTGTTGCCCTCCTGTTTGTGTCTCGTGATATAGACACCATTATCACCTCTGGTGCTGGGCCTCTCCTTCAAATTTTTCTTGATGCAACCAACAGTAAAGTTGGGTCGATTTGCTTGCTACT ATTCCCCATTGGATGCCTTTTGCTGGGTGTGATAGCCATAACAACCACATCTAGTCGGATGATCTACGCTCTTGCTAG AGACTCAGGACTACCATTCTCCCCTATTTGGACGACTGTTCATGCCCGGCTCAAAACGCCCGTGAATGCCCTGGTTCTTAATGCAGCGGCGGTTTTCTGCTGCGGGTGCATATTCCTTGGCTCCTCCAG TGCATTCAACGCACTCAGCGCTGCGGCCGTCATATGCTTTGATATATCGTATTGCCTTCCGATTCTGATCCATTGCCTACGTGGCCGCAAACTGCTCCCTGCACGCCCATGGATCCTCCATCCCGCCATTGGATGGATTGTAAACCTT GTGTCCATCGCGTATATCTCGTTTACGACGGTGCTCTTCATGTTTCCACCCGCCCGTCCAGTAACGGGTTCGACAATGA ACTATGCCATTGCGGCGACCGGCGTGTTCGCGTTGCTATCTGCAATCTACTGGTTTGTCAGGGGCCGGAAGCACTTTATGCAAGTCCTGGTGACTGCGGAAATGGCAATTCCCGAAGCCCGGCCGTCAAGTTGTCCGATCAAGTCGGACGTATAA
- a CDS encoding putative proline permease: protein MLAAMEKKAVLDDRQDTDAGSIVPFPQTQRGLTSRHVQLMAIGGSIGTGLFVGIGAYLRDAGPLSLLLGYLVWGIAFILPINLSVGEMCAYLPIRGSIFELAARYVDPAFGFAMGWVYFYAGLMLVCTEYSAVAFIMDYWQIDVNPAAWVAMAMVICLALNLVAVKYYGEAEFIMASTKILLLLGLIFLTFITMVGGNPKHDVYGFRHWTNGVMYEYYTDGATGRFLGFFSVMVYAAFTIAGPDLPALAAGEIQHPRRTIPRVVKMTFWRIVGFYVVGVLGVGIICDSHDARLMSAIEEGASGSAASPWVIGIENLGIPVLPDLINVLILLSGWSCGNAYLYSSSRTLYSLARDGQAPKFLTKCTKDGVPIYCVLAVTLLSCVTFLVADNASINVFYWFVDLTTIGLVLTYTSMACTFLGWYRALRAQGIDRKSYLPWISPLQPYMAIVAVILGFSTALFNGYAVFKPFDAQGFVTSYFGLAFFVVMFAFWKVVKRTKWVDPATADIYTGKAEIDEECRIWEDGTWDEKHKAELAQMNIIRRMWERMW, encoded by the exons ATGCTGGCGGCCATGGAGAAAAAGGCGGTCCTCGACGATCGCCAGGATACAGACGCCGGCAGCATCGTTCCCTTTCCCCAGACCCAGCGTGGTCTGACGTCGCGCCATGTCCAGTTGATGGCCATTGGTGGCTCGATTGGAACGGGCTTGTTTGTGGGCATCGGCGCCTACCTGCGCGACGCAGGCCCACTCTCGCTGTTGCTGGGCTATCTGGTCTGGGGCATCGCGTTCATTCTCCCCATCAACCTCAGCGTCGGCGAAATGTGCGCCTACCTGCCCATCCGCGGGTCGATCTTTGAGCTGGCGGCGCGATACGTCGACCCGGCGTTTGGATTCGCCAT GGGATGGGTCTATTTCTACGCCGGGCTGATGCTCGTCTGCACCGAATACTCCGCCGTCGCCTTCATCATGGACTACTGGCAGATCGACGTCAACCCAGCGGCCTGGGTCGCCATGGCCATGGTCATCTGCCTCGCGCTGAACCTCGTCGCCGTCAAGTACTACGGCGAAGCCGAattcatcatggcctcgACCAaaatcctcctcctcctgggcctcatcttcctcaccTTCATCACCATGGTCGGCGGCAACCCCAAACACGACGTCTACGGCTTCCGCCACTGGACCAACGGTGTCATGTACGAATACTACACCGATGGCGCCACCGGGCGCTTCCTGGGCTTTTTCTCGGTCATGGTCTATGCGGCCTTCACCATCGCCGGCCCGGATCTGCCCGCGCTCGCCGCGGGCGAGATCCAGCACCCGCGCCGCACCATCCCGCGCGTCGTGAAGATGACCTTCTGGCGCATCGTCGGCTTCTACGTCGTCGGCGTGCTCGGCGTCGGCATCATCTGTGACTCGCACGATGCGCGGCTCATGTCCGCGATCGAAGAAGGCGCGTCCGGGTCCGCCGCGTCGCCCTGGGTCATCGGGATCGAGAACCTGGGCATCCCCGTCCTGCCGGATCTCATCAACGTGCTGATCCTGCTCTCGGGCTGGTCCTGCGGGAACGCCTACCTGTACAGCTCCAGCCGCACGCTGTATTCGCTCGCCCGCGACGGCCAGGCGCCCAAGTTCCTGACCAAGTGCACCAAGGACGGCGTCCCCATCTACTGTGTGCTGGCGGTCACGCTGCTGTCGTGCGTCACCTTCCTGGTCGCCGACAACGCCTCCATCAACGTCTTCTACTGGTTCGTCGACTTGACCACCATCGGCCTGGTGCTCACCTACACCAGCATGGCCTGTACCTTCCTCGGCTGGTACCGCGCCCTGCGCGCCCAGGGAATCGATCGCAAGAGCTACCTGCCCTGGATCTCGCCGCTGCAGCCGTACATGGCCATCGTGGCGGTGATCCTGGGCTTTAGCACGGCGCTCTTCAACGGGTATGCCGTGTTCAAGCCGTTTGATGCCCAGGGGTTCGTCACCTCGTACTTTGGACTGGCCTTCTTTGTCGTCATGTTCGCCTTCTGGAAGGTGGTGAAACGCACCAAGTGGGTGGATCCGGCGACGGCGGATATCTACACGGGCAAggccgagatcgacgaggagTGTCGCATCTGGGAAGATGGGACCTGGGACGAGAAACACAAGGCCGAGCTGGCCCAGATGAACATTATCCGCCGGATGTGGGAGCGCATGTGGTGA
- a CDS encoding TauD/TfdA dioxygenase family protein — MAPSIAEEQPHRADIVVPVKASPAAAEKPKIRRIIDEEGGTTTASYPHYLPVWDHSEKYPPLEPFTHSDPGLRADPSFPDLLKPGTKIQNLTPTIGSEVTGVQLSSLSAAGKDQLALLVAQRRVVVFRDQDFAGLPIADALEFGSHFGRHHIHPTSGQPEGYPEIHLVHRHNSQGELDAFFADRNSTVAWHSDVTYEAQPPGTTFLYILDSPEVGGDTVFVDQVEAYRRLSPAIKERLHGLKAVHSGFEQAEFSRQRGGVVRRDPVKHEHPIVRTHPVTGEKALFVNGGFTRSIVGLKKEESDALLGFLLNHVGRGIDYQARIKWAPKTVVVWDVSHPTLSSPLDDQTLMREEPRHGTFCAGRLDDGGASSFGADYPPGRAALRDAIRSGGVVLSR, encoded by the exons ATGGCACCCTCGATTGCCGAAGAGCAACCACATAGGGCCGATATCGTCGTGCCTGTTAAGGCTTCTCCTGCCGCTGCCGAGAAGCCTAAGATCCGCCGGATCATCGACGAAGAGGGCGGGACCACCACGGCCAGC TATCCCCACTACCTCCCGGTCTGGGATCACAGCGAGAAATATCCACCCCTGGAGCCCTTCACACACAGCGACCCCGGCTTGCGCGCAGACCCGTCCTTCCCAGACCTACTGAAACCGGGCACGAAGATTCAGAACCTGACGCCTACCATCGGCTCCGAGGTCACGGGTGTGCAGCTCTCGTCCCTGTCAGCTGCCGGAAAGGACCAGCTGGCACTTCTTGTGGCGCAACGCAGAGTGGTGGTCTTTCGCGACCAGGATTTCGCCGGCCTGCCTATTGCGGACGCGCTCGAGTTCGGCTCCCACTTTGGCCGCCACCATATCCACCCGACTTCCGGCCAGCCAGAGGGGTACCCCGAGATCCATCTGGTGCACCGGCACAACAGCCAGGGCGAGCTGGACGCGTTCTTCGCCGACAGGAACAGCACGGTTGCCTGGCACTCGGACGTCACGTACGAAGCGCAGCCGCCGGGCACCACCTTCCTCTATATCCTGGACTCCCCCGAGGTCGGCGGAGACACGGTGTTCGTGGACCAGGTCGAGGCGTATCGGCGACTCTCGCCGGCCATCAAAGAGCGACTGCACGGGCTGAAGGCCGTGCACAGCGGCTTCGAGCAGGCGGAGTTCAGCAGGCAGCGCGGCGGGGTCGTCCGACGGGACCCGGTGAAGCATGAGCATCCGATCGTGCGCACGCACCCGGTGACGGGGGAGAAGGCGCTGTTTGTCAATGGGGGGT TCACGCGGAGCATTGTCGGcctgaagaaggaagaaagcgATGCGTTGCTGGGTTTCCTGCTGAACCACGTGGGCCGGGGTATCGACTATCAAGCCAGGATCAAGTGGGCGCCCAAGACTGTCGTGGTTTGGGATGTAAGTCACCCGACACTATCCTCTCCCCTGGACGATCAAACGCTGATGAGGGAAGAACCGCGTCACGGCACATTCTGCGCTGGTCGACTGGACGACGGGGGAGCGTCGTCATTTGGCGCGGATTACCCCCCAGGCCGAGCGGCCCTACGAGACGCCATACGTTCCGGAGGAGTAGTCCTCTCTAGGTGA
- a CDS encoding F-box domain protein produces the protein MFSAAKLRGQLEPAFCMVCGLSEGRNRWLKAMTNPRQDPWYRSLVSEIQNGTDVYLFHEQPCWDHLLEHFGTDKLHLASLFEALERLPLPRDYTFPSYASLPGRIGLENWVGTKDDAHEFPILPGRFPLPSLDELMRLTKGPPKHSPIVAQKPVNHPMDGFGRLSFDILVIISSMLPTKEALDLRLVTRAAIPLFASSQFWKTRFAIDRERGFLLPIVRKFSPPQGDHGIDWRLLYHCTARLNCSDWFEIEILAWETLRWLRDTASAIRHESPRPPDFRGSPALQHYHNTVRRNTFIESVEITSSLCTIAISVHQEAGEVSITGIEFIFDDGRPSAMLGYATPGARQMTREKYARKQRRGPFDAHIVWPYPGVRVTMDVVGLRGIVYLKDANGIHGIAIYHGGEDFDEVDDTLHVGLDAHGHNDEELVAYSVSLDKVEKVIAVVDNRKMIDLGISGTTTKRSEYFVDEWDDVVDRYKQDNAFLLKSM, from the exons ATGTTCTCAGCAGCAAAACTGCGTGGTCAACTCGAACCAGCTTTTTGCATGGTTTGCGGCCTTAGCGAGGGGCGGAATAGGTGGCTCAAAGCAA TGACCAATCCCAGGCAGGACCCCTGGTATAGGTCACTCGTGAGTGAGATACAGAATGGAACGGACGTTTATCTCTTTCATGAGCAGCCCTGCTGGGATCATCTCTTGGAACATTTCGGCACTGACAAACTTCATTTAGCCAGTCTCTTTGAGGCATTAGAGCGTTTGCCACTCCCGAGAGACTATACCTTCCCTTCATATGCTTCATTACCAGGCAGGATAGGTCTTGAAAACTGGGTTGGAACGAAAGACGACGCACATGAGTTCCCCATCCTCCCTGGCCGGTTTCCCCTTCCCAGTCTGGACGAGCTGATGCGACTCACAAAAGGCCCTCCCAAACACTCGCCAATCGTGGCGCAGAAGCCCGTCAACCATCCAATGGATGGTTTCGGACGACTCTCATTTGACATTCTCGTGATTATATCAAGCATGCTACCGACAAAGGAGGCTCTAGACCTCCGCCTTGTGACACGAGCTGCTATCCCACTTTTCGCCAGCTCACAATTCTGGAAAACGCGATTTGCGATCGACCGAGAACGTGGTTTTCTCCTCCCCATAGTCCGGAAATTCTCACCGCCACAGGGCGATCATGGGATAGACTGGAGGCTCCTGTACCATTGCACTGCTCGTCTGAACTGTAGTGATTGGTTTGAAATAGAGATTCTGGCCTGGGAAACCTTGCGCTGGCTTCGAGACACAGCTTCGGCTATACGCCATGAGAGTCCACGTCCGCCCGACTTCCGGGGTAGTCCAGCCCTGCAGCATTATCACAATACCGTCCGTCGGAACACATTCATCGAGTCCGTAGAGATAACATCGTCGTTATGCACGATTGCTATATCTGTACACCAAGAAGCGGGGGAAGTGAGCATCACCGGGATCGAGTTTATCTTTGACGATGGTCGTCCCAGCGCCATGCTTGGCTACGCTACCCCTGGAGCACGGCAGATGACACGCGAGAAATATGCACGCAAACAACGTAGAGGCCCTTTCGATGCCCATATTGTGTGGCCATATCCAGGTGTTCGTGTGACGATGGATGTCGTTGGGCTGCGTGGGATCGTGTACCTCAAAGATGCCAACGGGATCCACGGCATTGCTATATACCATGGTGGAGAGGACTTTGACGAGGTTGACGACACTCTCCATGTTGGCCTTGACGCACATGGCCATAACGACGAAGAGCTGGTTGCATATTCTGTCTCCCTGGACAAGGTCGAAAAGGTCATTGCAGTGGTTGAT AACCGCAAGATGATTGACCTGGGAATTTCCGGGACGACAACGAAGCGGTCTGAATACTTTGTGGATGAGTGGGATGATGTTGTGGATCGGTATAAACAAGATAATGCCTTCCTTCTCAAATCCATGTGA
- a CDS encoding serine-leucine-rich repeat protein, which yields MFLRICVSYRLIKKKSSYINSNNNRHNNNNSNSNSNSNSNSNSNSNSNSNSNSNSNSNSNSNSNSNSNSNSNSNNNGMNCETSHHQQRGVLPNGSTACQPPPCPAPEGQEGHQEEEEDGEDGFIHQDSGKTIIATTYVYRSSRKRRRGRRSGTCAQAHQGQRTPQSHQGGGGGGKGKEEQGGKEEQRGQGGQGPGLCLGYEIQGKHNNDGLSMKHER from the exons ATGTTCCTTAGAATATGTGTATCCTATAGACTGATTAAGAAGAAAAGCAGCTATATCAACAGCAATAACAACAGacacaacaacaacaacagcaacagcaacagcaacagcaacagcaacagcaacagcaacagcaacagcaacagcaacagcaacagcaacagcaacagcaacagcaacagcaacagcaacagcaacagcaacagcaacagcaacagcaacaacaatggcATGAATTGTGAAA caagtcatcatcaacaaagGGGGGTGCTTCCAAATGGAAGCACCGCGTGTCAACCACCCCCGTGCCCTGCGCcagaaggacaagaaggccatcaagaagaagaagaagatggcgaagatGGATTCATCCATCAAGACTCTGGTAAGACTATCATTGCCACTACATATGTGTA TCGATCGTCTCGAAAACGCCGCCGCGGCCGAAGAAGCGGAACTTGCGCGCAAGCGCACCAAGGTCAAAGAACTCCTCAAAGCCATcaaggaggcggaggaggaggaaaagggaaagaagaacaaggaggaaaagaagaacaacgagggcaaggaggacaGGGGCCAGGCTTGTGCCTTGGTTATGAGATTCAAGGAAAACACAACAACGACGGCCTCTCGATGAAACATGAAAGATAA